A segment of the Pelodiscus sinensis isolate JC-2024 chromosome 28, ASM4963464v1, whole genome shotgun sequence genome:
gagctggccaTGCTGGCCatgcccccacctgctgctggaggggggcctCCCCCTGGGTCTgagagcggggggcagggccctggggggcaggtgtGATGCGCCCGAGGGGGGATGCTGAGATCCTTGCTTCCCACGTGCCAggcgccctgctgcccccccgcgaTGCCTGTGACCTCTGCCTGACCTTCACCAGCCTGACGCTGCTGGACCTGGagcccagccgggacctgggagACGCTCTGAACAGCACGTGCAAGCGGCACTTCGGGGGGTCCCCCGGGGTCAGTAGGACTCAGCTCGGCCCCCGGGGCaagggggggcccagggctcgTCCCCGCCAagcggggctgggcagcaggcgcCAAGGCTCACACCAGCCTGGCGCAGATGtgggggctcctggctggagcgggatgccaggactcctgggcagagctgggctcagtgtcccccggccccctgcccctctgtgccgtGACCCCGCTCTCTGCCCCCTCGCAGTGCGACACCTTCGTCTCGCGCtacggagccaggctgctgcaggcgCTGAGGGAGCCCTGGGACCCGCTCGCCACCTGTCTGGTAAGAGACCGGGGGCGAGGGGCCAGCGACAAGCCCGTCACTCCGGCCTCCCCGCCGGGGTCCCCTGGCTGcggcactgcccccccgccccgtccccacccccgggggctctcccccgccccgctgcctcaGAGacaccctgtccctccccaggACGCAGAGGCCTGCCAGCTGCCGGAGGAGCCCGCCCAGGGAGAGCCCAGCTCTGGCACTGACATGTGGGCACAGCTGTGAGGTGAGCACcccgggctggaggcagtgggggggcgtCCCTGGGGGAGGGCAGCGCTGGGCCGTGGGCGCCTAGTCCTGCCTCGTCCCTCCCCCTGCTGGCACCACACtgacccctcctccctctccaggccTGAGCCTGTGCCCCTCCACAGCAAGCagcgccccccagctcctgcctccagcacGGAACCTGCACCCCGGCCCCCTCTGACTTCTGCTTCCCTCCCTGCTTTGGGCAATAAAGAACTGATACTGACCTGAAGTCTCTGTGCTCTCAGCCCaggaggccctgcctctccctgacccccccatcccaaggggcagccacttctggggtgggatGCCGCAGCTGcttctctgcaggagaaggggcattTTGCTTTGGTCTCCACATCAGCTGATCCtcccagactaaggatgttaaattgtggttcaTTGACTAGTCAAGTTGCCTCcctgtttcaaaggggcagcaccagggagcctggggtcagctggggactccagctgaccccggctccaccagcattttaaaggggcaacaccggaggcagcaagggcggggaattgaccagtccttaacatccttatcccaGACCACACACGCCTGCTAGTGCCTGCTCTGcatggcctggctctggggccttGTTCAGTGGGGTCGGCTCTGCCAGCTACAGCCTGGATCCCCACACCGCGCTCCCTGCCAGGGCCTGACCCtgcagggccccagggcagggagacCTGGTCCCGGGGAGAGGGGTATCTCCTTAGCAGTGGGGGCACAGCTGCAAGCCCGGGGCTGAAtgctgaggctctgctcccctccctgatCCAGGCCCCCTTCaatccagctccctgcagggccggggggctgAGGTGAAGATGTCACCTCCCCCAGGGAAGGGACGGCGCTCTGGGTGGGCGCCCCATGGCTCCAGCAGGAGAgacagctggcatgggccagcagcGCCACGCTGGGGACCAGCCCGCTGTCCTCCCGCCCCACCCGCATGGGGACCCCAAGGAGGAACTGCACCCCGAGGGCCCCCAGCAGAGCCCAGCGTCCCTGTCACCAGGTCAACAGCCTGCAGGAGTCAGGACTGTGGCTCCATCAGCTCTGTGCAACCCCCCCGGGGGTCCCCTCTCCCTGGGCTTAGGGGctttggccctgctgcctcctggaACCGCCCTCGGGGCCAccagcccccggctctgcccctcgCTCCGTATCCAGGGAGCGATGCCCCCCCATTGCCTGCAGTGATGGCGGCCGGCACCCCAGGCAGGTTTGTCGTACGTCTGGGCAcggcccaggcagctccccagggctcaggccaggccagtCGCACCatggccccggggtctggcccagTCCATGGGGCTCCGGCTGCTCCTTGCCCCCAGCCCATCAGTCCTCCACCGACCACTGTATGactgcctgaccccccccccctcctgataCCACtgccccagcagccccccccccccccttaggctTCTCACCTGGGCCTTCTCTTCGccctctggctggccagagccccATGGGCCATGTTGCAAAGTGTccaggctgctgggctggtcACACCTGGCCCTCTGCAACACAAACACCTCAGTAAACATGCAgcatgctggggaaactgaggcacgcaccaCACTCACACCAGGCATCAAGAAAATCCCCCTTTCTCTCGCACAGcctctgtgcagccccccagATCTGACTATCTAGTGGATCTCTGTGCATTGACCGGGTGCAAGGGGGAAATGGACAGCGGGGGTGCACGGATTGAGGGTACATAGGGTTCATGGATTATGGGGGTGCACAGATTGCAGGAGTACATAGGGTTCCATGGATTGCGGAGGTACATGGGGGTTCGGGGATTGCGGGGGTGCGCGGCAAGACAGCCCCATAGGGCGGCTCTAGGGGCTGCTCCCTACAACCCAGACTCCCACCCACGTGGCGCACCAAAGCCAAGGGCGGAAAGCGCCTGATCTGGCTTCCAATCACAGCCTCTCTGCTCTTCGCACGGACCAATCAGCGGCCAGGACAGGAACCGCGCATTTCAACGCTCTGACCGAGAAAGCTGCCCTGGGTTGCAAAAGTACCGAGGGGAGGCGGGACGTTCTCTCATGCACCAATAGGAGAACGGAGAGATGTGATAGGCAGGTGGGTCCGCCAATCGAAACGCGTGTATCTCGACACAGCTGGTTCCTCGTCGCCCACCAGCAGGGACCCAGGTTCGGATCcgcctggcctggggggcggggctgggtctgggcgggggggctggatgtggggcaaTCACGTGCCTCCGCCCGCCCCTTGGGGGGAAGGCGCGCGGGAGGAGCTAGGGGGGTTATTCCCtttgtgatttctactgtcctgcaGTAACCCCgtctgcgtgcctcagtttccctgggcatttCCCACGGAGAGGCTGGCAGCTGCGCGAGGCGCTGCCCTTGCTAACctgagccgggaggggggcgacCAGGTGCCGCCTTCTCCCCGGGAAGCCCCACAAAAGCCGAGCCTGGGGACCCAGCTGCTGGGTGTGTGGGTTAGTCTGGCCTGgtttggggggctgggccccgggccccctccccagctgggctgtactggctgctcctgcttcctgtgctgacaagtctgctGTGCGCTGTGTCCCTGTCGCCTCGTAAACCTTCAGTTCTCCCTGCCTGCCGGGAGTTGCATCTCCCtgcggctgggggggccgggcctggTGACTCCCCACCTCTCAGTGACAGGGTAGTGAGTCTGTgtgtgctgcccccgcccccgcatcaTTCTCACACCTCCCACTGGCCCGAAACTGGCCCCGCACCCCCCCGACCTTGCCCCCTTCCTGCAACCAACCtccctcagaccctgcacccacccccccTCCTAGACCTTGCACTCCTCCTGCACAgagctccctccttcacccaaatctCCCTCCCAATCAGTGGGGGgaagtgacacggggggggggggggggctggcccagatcCCACTATAAGGCAGAGCAGAAGCGACGCCCGCAGTTTGCCGCTGGTCCTGACATggcccctctgctcctgctcctctggctgGGCTCAGGTAAGCAGGTCACCAGGCGCATCCCCGGCACAGCCCTGGGGGTctccctggctcctccccagagccagcactccagagcctgccctgcctgtcccccccaggGGGTGTATGACGCTCACCCAATGTCAGGGTGCAGCCGATCGCAGCACAatgccctgggcaggctccagcTCTTATGGAGCACCAGGCACGCTGGCAAAGCCAAGCCCAGACTCGGCTCCACCCCGTTCAcccagggccagtggggctgggcacaggaaaACTGGGTTTAATTCTGGTCCACACCCTGTTGGACTATTCACCTGGTTCCTATTTCCTCAGTTTCTCAGccagggtctgggggcgcccggcccgacgggccctgatctcggggggggtcTGGAGGCGCCCGgtccgacgggccctgatctcggggggggtctgggggctcctggcccgacgggccctgatctcggggagtctgggggcgcccggcccaacgggcccagatctccagccccatgctgctctgcccttccctctgcagggctctgtgcccaggagctggtgcccaggcagtgcttgctgggccctgaggtCCTGTGCAGGGATCCAGGCCTAGCGGCTCAGTGCGGATGGCAGCAGAAGTGCAAGTTCCTGGAGCAGCACAAGCcccaggtgagcagtggggggggcttGTGACCTTTGCTCTTGAGCCTGTCCCGGCTCCATAGGGGCTGGGTCAGTGGGGCTCAAGGCTGGAAGGTTGAGGGGAGTGcatgaggggcagggggctcagggctgggaggctgagcGGTtcgtggggagcagggggctcagggctgggaggctgaggggtccgtagggggcagggggctcagggctgggaggctgaggggtccgtagggggcagggggctcagggctgggaggctgaggggtccgtagggggcagggggctcagggctgggaggctgaggggtccgtagggggcagggggctcagggctgggaggctgaggggtccgtagggggcagggggctcagggctgggaggctgaggggtccgtagggggcagggggctcagggctgggaggctgagcGGTTcgtagggggcagggggctcacggctgggaggctgaggggtccgtagggggcagggggctcagggctgggaggctgaggggtccgtagggggcagggggctcagagctgggaggctgaggggacagtagggagcagggggctcagggctggggggctgagggTTCCGTAGGGgcatggggctcagggctggggggctgtgtGGTTcgtagggggcagggggctcagggctggggggctgagtGGTTcgtagggggcagggggctcagggctcggAGGCTGAGGGGTCCatagggggcagggggctcagggctggaaggcTGAGGGGTCcgtagggggcagggggctcagggctgggaggctgaggggtccgtagggggcagggggctcagggctgggaggctgaggggtccgtagggggcagggggctcagggctgggaggctgaggggtccgtagggggcagggggctcagggctggggggctgagtGGTTcgtagggggcagggggctcagggctcggAGGCTGAGGGGTCCatagggggcagggggctcagggctggaaggcTGAGGGGTCCGTGGGGACGTGGCTGCTCCAGAGGTGACCCTGGCTTGTGCatggctcagcagggctggcgCAGCCGGGTGGACGCCCCTGCCTTCCAGTGTTCCCTCTGCACCAAAATCATGAGGACACTGGAGTCCCTGGTTGGTGACAAGCGTGACAAGGTGAGGGGGGCTCAGGTAGGGCCATGGGGAGCCCCAGGACAGAGCCCCAGGTTCCTGGGGGGGTCTCCCtgtgtgtgacggcgcgtcggggagccCCCATCTGCACCCAGATGTGACTGTCGGGCTGTAGAGTAGAAGGTTGTTTGCTGCTCAGGGTCAGAGCACAGTGCAGGGTCCAGGTTGACACAGGAGCCGCCATGGCCAGGGAGCTGGTCAGGCTGGGCGGAGGGAAGCACGAAGGGAGCAGTTTAAGTCCAGGAcaagggggttcaggggcctgtgaacccctccccccaagaggtCTAAGGCTCTGCTCTGGCTCCCATGGCAACATCACCCCTCTCTGCCACGCAGCTCCAGcccgtgtggggtggggggcagcagacagGCTTCCTGTGCTTACCAGTCTGCTGTGCGCTGTGTCCCTGTCGCCTCGTAAACCTTCAGTTCTCCCTGCCTGCCGGGAGTTGCATCTCCCtgcggctgggggggccgggcctggtgactcccccacCTCTCAGTGACAGGGTAGGGAGTCTGTgtgtgctgcccccgcccccgcatcatcctcacagctcccactggccagaaactggccctgcacccccccgaccttgcccccctcctgcacccaacccccccgaccttacacccctcctgcatccccccgaccttgcacccaaccccccccagatcctgcacccaaccccccccgacattgcccactcctgcatccaacctccccccccagatcctgcacccaaccccccccgacattgcccactcctgcatccaacctcccccccagaccctgcacccaaccccactCCCTGATCCATATAGCAGAAAAGTGCGGCCTGGGAGCATGTACACTCCAGGGGCCATATGGGACCGGAGTGTCTGTTTCCCCAGCGGACTGGGCTTTGCTGCGCTCCCACAGCCCATGGGCCGTGTGCGGGACTGACACGGGACATTTCTGGGGTGTCGCTGAGAGGGTCAAATTGGCGAATTGCTTGGAGACCGGGCTGCTCCCAGCCTGAGCCGGGGGTCCCCCACGGCGAGGCACCAAACAGTCCCACAGAGCGCGTGGCCAGCAAGAAGTTCTCCAAACACCTCAGcattccctgtgcccccccagccccacctacacaggggagagatcccccacctcccctcaggtaccccagtgttccctgtgcccccccacctacacaggggagagatcccccacctcccctcaggtaccccagtgttccctgtgcccccctacctacacaggggagagatcccccacctcccctcaggtaccccagtgctccctgtgcccccccacctacacaggggagagatcccccacctcccctcaggtaccccagtgttccctgtgcccccccacctacacaggggagagatcccccacctcccctcaggtaccccagtgttccctgtgcccccccagccccacctacacaggggagagatcccccacctcccctcaggtaccccagtgttccctgtgccccccagccccacctacacaggggagagatcccccacctcccctcaggtaccccagtgttccctgtgcccccccagccccacctacacaggggagagatcccccacctcccctcaggtaccccagtgttccctgtgccccccagccccacctacacaggggagagatcccccacctcccctcaggtaccccagtgctccctgtgcccccccacctacacaggggagagatcccccacctcccctcaggtaccccagtgctccctgtgcccccccacctacacaggggagagatcccccacctcccctcaggtaccccagtgttccctgtgcccccccacctacacaggggagagatcccccacctcccctcaggtaccccagtgttccctgtgccccccagccccacctacacaggggagagatcccccacctcccctcaggtaccccagtgctccctgtgcccccccacctacacaggggagagatcccccacctcccctcaggtaccccagtgctccctgtgcccccccacctacacaggggagagatcccccacctcccctcaggtatcccagtgttccctgtgcccccccacctacacaggggagagatcccccacctcccctcaggtaccccagtgctccctgtgcccccccacctacacaggggagagatcccccacctcccctcaggtaccccagtgttccctgtgcccccccccctacacaggggagagatcccccacctcccctcaggtaccccagtgttccctgtgccccccccacctaCACAGTGGAgagatcccccacctcccctcaggtaccccagtgttccctgtgcccccccagccccacctacacaggggagagatcccccacctcccctcaggtaccccagtgttccctgtgcccccccagccccacctacacaggggagagatcccccacctcccctcaggtaccccagtgttccctgtgcccccccccacctacacaggggagagatcccccacctcccctcaggtaccccagtgttccctgtgcccccccacctacacaggggagagatcccccacctcccctcaggtaccccagtgctccctgtgccccccagccccacctacacaggggagagatcccccacctcccctcaggtaccccagtgttccctgtgcccccccacctacacaggggagagatcccccacctcccctcaggtaccccagtgctccctgtgccccccagccccacctacacaggggagagatcccccacctcccctcaggtaccccagtgttccctgtgcccccccagccccacctacacaggggagaggttataacccattgTCATGGCTCGCAGGTCGTGCctgggccccccggcccccacgtcagtctcccctgcagccggctgagtcctgcctgctccaCTCTCAGCCCCCAACAcagcccccgtctcccagcagagcccccaacaccccagccacagcccctcccccaccagtgtcttctccccaggtaacagggtcgcctgggcccctcttctccgcccCTCTCCCCGTCCAATCTTCTTCCCTCGCTGGGACCTGCTGGGCCGGGTGCCGgggtcccctctgcagccccttgtctggCCTCTGGCTGGACCGgccgtgtcctctgagcagggccgggggcaccAGACGCCTCGACTCCACTTCTGGGCCGTTCCCTGCAACGACAAACTCCCCCCCCCGTCACTGAGCGCCCCCTATATGCAACACCCCCCTTTGAGCCCCagaactccccacttcctcacacccATCTCACCAGCCCCAGTCCTAGGTCAATTTCCCCTCAGATCTCGCCCAACAGCGCCTGCGGGGCCCAtcctcagtggtccccaacctttcagggctgccgggcgcccgggggcggggccactcacgcgccgcgtgcccaggggtggggccgttCATGTGCCGCGCGCGCGGGGccggcaccgtgcatgcgccgcacaccgggggcggggccggcccagatcattcggcgggcgcacataaatgctccAGCGGGcgccacgttggggaccactgcttagACTGACCCCAGGGGTTTAGAGATGGATGAGAGAACGTCGCCGTGTTCTCGGTGCGGGCGGTAGCAGAGCTGGCGGAACAAGCTGCTGGCTCAGGCCAGGCCCTGGAACACCTCCGCTGTTAGGAAGGGTCCATGGGCCTTTCAGGCTCAGTCCTTAGCAGACCCTCCCGAGGGGGTGAGCTGGACTGCAGACCCCGGCCCTGGGGAGGAATCCGCTGTTCTCGCTGGGTGAGTGTGTCCCAAcgtggagtttgtcacatgagcaggTCACCTCccggaagtgggttttgcccccaAACCCTCCTGACCGTGTAGATTGTGCTTGGGCTCGGAGGTGCCACTGGCTGGTTTAACGTTACAGACACACACGGCTCCCCTGGGACTCGCTCCTCGGGAGGCAGCGGCCACGGCTCCCACGCCGGCCGGGCGGCCACAGAGGCGCTCGTCAGAGGTGGACTGACCCCTCGCACGGCCCAGTGCCCCAGTCACGCCGCgagcctggcccagcctcctGCTGGCGATTCCAGAACCACGTCCCAAACTGCTCCATGACGTGAGCCGTGTGAACAGACCGGCCAGCCCGCTGCTTTCCAGAGCCCTCTCACTCGGCCTCCTCGAACCAGCCCTGAGGGTTGGTCCTCTCCGGGCGTGTGTGCACTAGGGCGTCGGTGTGAAACCCTCGGCAGCCTGGactcagcctgttatttcgaaatcgctCCCTCGGGCAGACGCGCCCTGGCAAGCCAGTAACctcgcagcagggctggggcgcgCCGGCTGTTCCTGCTCGCCAGGCGCATCAAGCAGCCCTTTGTCCCGGGGGCACTGCGCGGAAGGAGGATCGCAGCCTCTGTCCCGATGCCCAGAGTccttacccctcccccacaactcaCCCCCCTCCAGCCTGGGGTGTTCCCATAACCTCCCCCCGGCTCCGAGCTCGGCCCTCGGCTATAGCGCTGTGGGCAGCAGTCCGGCCTGGGCAGGGCGAGTGAAGCCGGAGGAAGGGGCCCTGCGTGGGCCCGTCAGTGCTCTGCAGGCAGGGcacaggcagcagaggggaacCCGGCGCTGGTGGCACACGGGAGCGGTTGGTCTGATCTTACCCCGAGGGCTGCGTGGCCCCCCCTGCCCGTCGGATCTGTAGgaagtggtgggaggggaggagaggttcCCAGAAGTGAAGCAGAAACTGGCCCACAGCCCTAAGGGTGAaccgcccccacccccttctgtcaCCGCAGCTTGATCCGTTGCTGGCCTGGCCTGAGCTGAGCTGCACAGTCGTACTGCTAAGGGCTAgaaaccctcatgcttcagggcaagAGTTGCCACTAGCTGCTGGGGTCCGGAATGCCCTTTGCCCATAGTGCCCAAGGACAGAGGGGACCACTGTGACCATCCCGTCTGACCTTCTGTGGCCCAGCCTCTCcttccgccccctgccccccgctagCAGAAGCATGTATCTCCAACAGCTGTGCCTgagccagccctggagccagCCAAGGGTCCCTAGtctagtcttttccatccatgtgcggaataatttgtATGCACGGTGAGGCATgttgaatgtgcaccaccacacCTCGCCCTGGGCGCTCTGCTGGTCGGCACTGGCCTCTCTCCTAAGCAGGGACGTTACATTGAATCGAAGAGTCGATGTAATTTGCATCGACTCGTCCATCAGTCGCAGGGCGTCCGCCTTTGCCGTGTAAcctccccagggctgctgccGCTCTCTGAAGGCGGAagcgctggggggggagggcggggggtcCCTAGCTGACACTGAGTGCCACACGGAGCAGCCTAGGCCAgctggtgtttcaaagcggcgccgcggggagcccagggtctggccccaggctccaggcgtcgctgctgttttgaaacaccccgtcccccccattgctgcctctttccgaTGGaagcagcgggtgggggggggaccgGCTGCCCGGCCTGTCGACTGTCTACACGCATTTGCCTAGCGGCTAGTCGACTAGGCCACATCCCGACTCCTGCGCGGCCGCCCAAGCCAGGGAGCCCCGCTCACGGGGGGGCAGTGCCTCTgagcctggctgctcctgggtcaGCCCGGGGTGCACAATGCCGCTCCACCCCCATCCGCCCAGCTCCGGCACTCTGGCGCCGTGCCAagggctctggctcctgccctgccgctgccccgcccccagctcctgcGCCCACCGAGGACCTGGAGCCCCACGATGCCTGCACCTCCAGCGGCACGTGCCGGAGCAAGGGCCAGccgggggagccctgagctggcTCAGTGGACGCCTGGGGGGGCACCCCTATTGCCAAgggagggggagctgtggggtcacCCGGCCCCGGCCAGCTACTTCCCTGTGGCTGGGCTGCTCCCCTCAGCTGTCCCCCctggccctcagccccccccactctacccccctcagtctgcccccccgcccccgcagggccaggctgggcggtcCCTGCAGAAAATGCCAGGCCCACGCTCCAGGCTTGACGCCCGCCTCATGGTctggctctgccctgcagcctcaggagaggCTCCCGGGAGACCCAGCTGGACCAgacatgggggggggagctgcaccCACCTGGCTCCATCTCCCCAGGCCCACCACAGCTAAGTCCCCCccaggagcaggcagccagcagggggcagggcagggggtctgtGCACCTGGCCCCGGggacaccagccccagccccgctcccgcccTGGCAGTGCACCCTGTGTTTGTCCATCCTGGGCgcctggcagcgccccccccctgccccgctgGTCGCTGCCCACCAGCCCCTGCCGGTTCtttcccagccccgccctgcgcCACGAAGGGCCCTCGGCCGTGCCCGCAAACCGCCCCCGCGACGGGCAGCGCCGCCCGCATCAAAGGAGCCGCCCTCGGAAGCAATTTCACAAGAGCAGCAGGTGTGGGAGTtggcacagtgcccccccccaggaatgtgccacccgccccccccacctcaggggCTCCGGGGTTGGGAAGCTGAGGGGGCTCAGCTCGGccgccccagagcagcccctgttccgGGCCCTCCCAcggggccatgtggggccagggctcagctcagcccagccagccatagccaggggtgggggcctcagcccctttcccccccactagCTTGTGCACCCggctcccaccccctggctcccaccccctaGTGGCTGGCCCTTGTCAGTGCACGGCCCGCCGCTTGCTGTGCCGAGGGGCTTGCTCCCCAGGTCCGAGCCGGGGGGCCCTCAGGGCAGGCTTGGCCAACGGCTGAGCAAAGATCTCCCCACCCTCGGACCCCTAGTGCCACGTGAGCTGGTCTCCCGCCCCCGTGCCAGAGCCCAGCCTCCTGGGGCccaccagtgccagcaggggccGTGCGGGGGCACCTGGGCCAGCTCACGGGGTGCAGGGCTGGACGCGTCCAGTGGGGCAGGGAGACCAGCCCCCCTCACCCAGGGAGCCCCGAGGAGAGGGCAGCATCTCCGGGGTGGGGGCGAATAGTCCGGGGGGGCTGACCCAAGGCCCCAGAGATTGGCCAGGCTCTTGAGAAGGGGGCACCCCCCGTGCCCCTGCCCCGCCGATGACGCAGACCtcggcagcccccgcccccgccaggctcacccacccccccccccggaatggcGCTGCCTTGGCGCCCGGCTTCTCGCGAA
Coding sequences within it:
- the GNLY gene encoding granulysin, with protein sequence MKKLQSLVGDNRDEDTISQAEDKVCQRVGRMLRRLCRYAIKKFKSQITQALEDGQDARGVCTSLRMCRGPAQGALLPPRDACDLCLTFTSLTLLDLEPSRDLGDALNSTCKRHFGGSPGCDTFVSRYGARLLQALREPWDPLATCLDAEACQLPEEPAQGEPSSGTDMWAQL